The Bacteroidota bacterium nucleotide sequence GCAAATGCCAGGAAGGACTTATAGTATTGCTAAAACAGATGGAGTGCCTATAATTGATCATGAATTTACGAGTGGAAATGATATAAGTAACTGGTCTAATTGGGGATTAACCGTTAGTGCTTCCGGAGATGACAGACTAAAGGCTGAAGGAACTGGAGCATGGGCTACTGCCTATGCAAGCTTATCCCTTGAAGTAGGAAAACGATACAGGCTGACTGCAAGTATTGATTTAGGCTCAAATTTAGCAAGAGTAAAATATATGGTTAAAAATCCATCTGATGGCACTTTTATGTTTATCAATAACACCAAAGTTGATGCTGATATTGATGTTGAATTTATTGCTACAACAACTACTGCAGACCTGATATTCCAACGTGCTGATGCTACAAGTACCAATTTGCTCTTCTATCTTGATAATGTAAAAGTTGAAGAAATTGGTGAGAATTATAGGTTCTCCTTCAACGGTATGGAGAAAGATGATGAAGTTAAGGGCAATGGAAACTCCCTTGATTTTGGGGCGAGGATTTATGATCCAAGGCTGGGAAGGTGGTTGAGTTTGGATACATTACAAGCTAAATATCCAACTATTTCACCCTATTCTTTCGCAACAAATAGACCAATTATTGCGATAGATATTGATGGAAGAGATGTTTATATTGTTGTTACTTCTATGGGAGGAGAAGGAGGTGCCCGTGGACAAGGTCATATGGCACTTGTTGTAGGAAATGAAGAGGTTGGGTACTATTTAGTCTCACTGGAGAATCCCGAAAATCTCAAAACATATGTTAAAGAGGAAGAAGTTATTGCAATGATGGATGTGAATGAAATTGAAGCCTTGGTGGCACCAAACCAAGCCGGTTTATATGCACATAAAGAAGATACTTGGGAGGGAATTCTTGATTATATATCTAAAAACGGTCCCGGTATTGATAACAGTGAAAAAAACAAAGGGTATGGTTATGACAGAATTCTAAAACTAAAAGGTGTGACCCCTGAAGGAGATGAAAAATTAATAGAATTGTTATTCTCACAAGAAGATGGAAGTTTTGTCTATGAGTTTTTTACCAATAATTGTTCAAGCTTTACAATTGATATGATTAACGAAGTATTCCCAACACTTATAAACGATAAGACTAAGGTAGATAGACCTAACAATGAGTTTGATAATGTCAAAGAGGATACTGATAATTGGACTGTTGTTAAAGATGATAAAAAATCTAATGATAACAAAAGAAAAGAAAATAATAAAAAGAATAAAAGAAAAAGAAAAGAAGATCAGGATAATACCTGAATAGTAAAAGGAGAAAAGTGATTCAAGAATTTAATAGGTTCTAAGAAGTTAATATTTAATTTATGTATTATTTATTATTTATGAAACAACTGATGATAATAATAATTTTAATATTTCTATGTAAATTATTTTTAGTCAATATCTCTGGAGATTATTCTTCATCAGAGATAAGGACGAATCATTCTTCTTATGGTATAGTAGGTCATAATATAATAGTGAGTTCTTATATAGACAGAAGTTTTAAAGAGAATGAAGGAAAATTTGTTGATGAAAGAGATGGGAATAGTTACAAATGGGTAAGGATTGGAAATCAAATTTGGATGGCAGAGAATTTAAAATTCAATGCTAACAGTGGGACATATATTTATAAGAATAGAAAACAGAGTATAAAAAAAATCGGATATCTATATAATTGGGAAACTGCTCAAAAAGTTGCACCGAAAGGTTGGCATCTCGCCTCTGAAGAGGAATACAAGAGTATGCTTAATTTTATTGGAGGATATAACATCAGATTAGCT carries:
- a CDS encoding RHS repeat-associated core domain-containing protein, encoding MGCHKLKYYESETAIGKNWKIFVDGIEKTVSSQKICKDYYPYGMQMPGRTYSIAKTDGVPIIDHEFTSGNDISNWSNWGLTVSASGDDRLKAEGTGAWATAYASLSLEVGKRYRLTASIDLGSNLARVKYMVKNPSDGTFMFINNTKVDADIDVEFIATTTTADLIFQRADATSTNLLFYLDNVKVEEIGENYRFSFNGMEKDDEVKGNGNSLDFGARIYDPRLGRWLSLDTLQAKYPTISPYSFATNRPIIAIDIDGRDVYIVVTSMGGEGGARGQGHMALVVGNEEVGYYLVSLENPENLKTYVKEEEVIAMMDVNEIEALVAPNQAGLYAHKEDTWEGILDYISKNGPGIDNSEKNKGYGYDRILKLKGVTPEGDEKLIELLFSQEDGSFVYEFFTNNCSSFTIDMINEVFPTLINDKTKVDRPNNEFDNVKEDTDNWTVVKDDKKSNDNKRKENNKKNKRKRKEDQDNT
- a CDS encoding FISUMP domain-containing protein, which produces MYYLLFMKQLMIIIILIFLCKLFLVNISGDYSSSEIRTNHSSYGIVGHNIIVSSYIDRSFKENEGKFVDERDGNSYKWVRIGNQIWMAENLKFNANSGTYIYKNRKQSIKKIGYLYNWETAQKVAPKGWHLASEEEYKSMLNFIGGYNIRLAFDSLKADRYGLELVYNGVYDIEDDKFVKGLFPFYSTDLWTSSIGHSMKGDVIYNFFTYQKYWRRAGIKMTNNGKTAMPIRCVKD